The following are encoded in a window of Pyrenophora tritici-repentis strain M4 chromosome 6, whole genome shotgun sequence genomic DNA:
- a CDS encoding SPS1, Serine-threonine protein kinase — protein MQHASNSPWRTTALEHPKPQFSLQHTISMVNLQADQSWNYKNRGPPSPTASSASSCTSRSATPTTTNNNPWSNVMASPSSTYSSKSIDSSSPDGSPNHTPQYTSRSTTPIAPQPIRVINPVAGFAPLSPPPSTSGESFRNGDYPGSPMNPYRQPAPPLVPLVNGFINTSILSSQGQSLSGWLYEHVRKQGWDAGLVKKIWQWTLSNPRLAILLYVCDDVASWRQASFFDLRDESLPFPEDRLQGIVGNARKIVEEQWRATSKELPLNGAHVEYTARETVPLVHQGLIRSSRNSEKSVDRVRMQGSSDDRVLVRKRFVIARQTQKAALLDQVNKFKQYDHKNIAKLLCSYSQPSHVGIVTEKAQYTLDEFLALPGSDSNRSKMLVDWMHDLSSALEYLHSQSICHRSIRPRKILIDGARIFLAPFDIGQNIDTFSPITANSQHMDQLHAYFQDQSYVYAAPETIVSRGKRMADVFSLGCVFLSMMTVAQGQSLSVFAQYRSANTDDASYHQHLDRVASWRNRLHAATTSHLRNGLIGSGRKLRQLKAEAEWLTLIEKMLLPRPKERIKMTSVLNSLNSGRATGGRRRSLDSGGYSGQAAASLGINNNGSSNGNNNTATLVDISEHPAPPPTQARKPELSVFDGYFQTQTRRLEPAGGW, from the coding sequence ATGCAACACGCTTCAAACTCACCATGGCGAACAACTGCTCTCGAGCACCCCAAACCGCAATTTAGTCTGCAACATACCATTTCCATGGTCAACCTCCAGGCCGACCAGTCATGGAATTATAAGAACCGCGGGCCGCCATCTCCAACAGCCTCGTCGGCTTCGTCTTGCACTAGTCGAAGCGCGACTCCGACGACTACGAACAACAACCCGTGGTCAAATGTCATGGCTAGCCCAAGCTCTACGTATTCCAGCAAGTCAATAGACTCGTCGTCACCAGATGGCAGCCCAAATCATACCCCGCAGTACACGAGTCGGTCAACGACGCCTATTGCTCCCCAGCCAATAAGGGTAATCAATCCGGTAGCAGGATTTGCGCCCTTGTCTCCACCCCCATCGACTTCCGGTGAGTCGTTTAGGAATGGTGATTATCCGGGCTCGCCCATGAACCCGTACCGACAGCCAGCTCCTCCTCTCGTGCCTTTGGTGAACGGCTTCATCAACACATCCATCTTGTCTTCCCAAGGACAGTCTCTTTCTGGGTGGTTATACGAGCATGTTCGAAAGCAAGGTTGGGATGCTGGACTGGTCAAGAAGATATGGCAGTGGACTCTGTCGAATCCCAGGCTTGCCATTCTCTTATATGTATGCGACGATGTTGCTTCGTGGCGACAGGCATCCTTTTTCGATCTTCGTGACGAGAGCCTGCCATTCCCAGAGGATCGTCTACAGGGCATCGTGGGAAATGCACGAAAGATTGTAGAGGAGCAGTGGCGCGCTACCTCCAAGGAACTCCCGTTGAACGGAGCCCATGTCGAATACACCGCACGTGAGACAGTCCCACTAGTGCATCAAGGTCTGATCCGATCATCTCGCAACTCTGAAAAGAGCGTTGATCGAGTTCGGATGCAAGGTAGCAGCGATGACCGTGTCTTGGTGCGAAAGCGATTCGTCATCGCTCGCCAGACGCAGAAAGCTGCATTGCTGGACCAGGTGAACAAGTTCAAGCAGTACGATCACAAGAATATTGCCAAGCTGCTCTGTTCATATTCACAACCCAGCCACGTAGGTATCGTGACAGAAAAGGCACAATACACCCTAGACGAGTTCCTAGCTCTTCCCGGCAGCGATTCAAACCGATCCAAGATGCTGGTCGACTGGATGCACGACCTCTCTTCTGCACTTGAGTATCTTCATTCGCAGTCCATCTGCCACCGCAGCATCCGGCCGCGCAAGATTCTGATAGACGGTGCCCGCATCTTTCTAGCACCATTCGATATCGGGCAAAACATCGATACATTCAGCCCCATAACGGCAAACTCGCAGCATATGGATCAGTTGCACGCATACTTCCAGGATCAATCTTACGTATACGCTGCGCCCGAGACCATTGTATCACGGGGCAAGCGCATGGCCGACGTATTCTCCCTTGGCTGCGTATTCCTCTCCATGATGACAGTAGCCCAGGGGCAATCCCTCTCCGTATTCGCGCAATACAGATCCGCGAATACAGATGATGCATCCTACCACCAGCACCTCGACCGTGTCGCCAGTTGGCGCAACAGACTGCACGCAGCCACAACATCGCATCTACGCAACGGGCTCATCGGGTCTGGCCGCAAACTGCGCCAACTCAAGGCCGAAGCCGAATGGCTCACACTCATCGAGAAGATGTTGCTGCCCCGTCCCAAAGAACGCATTAAGATGACGTCCGTGCTCAACAGCTTGAACAGCGGTCGTGCAACTGGCGGCCGGCGACGCAGCCTTGACTCCGGGGGCTACAGCGGTCAGGCCGCTGCCTCGCTAGGCATTAACAATAACGGCAGCAGCAACGGCAACAATAACACGGCAACGCTAGTCGATATCTCAGAGCACCCTGCGCCCCCACCGACGCAAGCAAGGAAGCCCGAGCTCAGCGTCTTCGACGGCTACTTCCAGACGCAAACGCGGCGTTTGGAACCTGCTGGGGGGTGGTAG